The following are encoded in a window of Gasterosteus aculeatus chromosome 5, fGasAcu3.hap1.1, whole genome shotgun sequence genomic DNA:
- the asb3 gene encoding ankyrin repeat and SOCS box protein 3 isoform X7: MDFTELYADSVSSVAVAARSGCRRRLRRLMKRGFSVDRRDNRGWNALHEAAAAGSTECVQEILSAAAGAGSSRGRAADVNSLTHEGESAAHLAAQRGHLAALRLLLEANANVNQLTNDLSCPLYAAVDGGHREVVELLLSKGAAANRTHTASCWTCLHQAVYKGHSDIVRVLVDVCDLEALDDHKISPLFVAAQYGQQECLEILVGANVSAQAADLASPLLIASQEGHGACVDFLLDHGADPNLDCSLEWPQLPIHAAAEFGHIGVLRRLIAVTDRACDRAEDMVSPLYLAVVSRQSRSVEMLLREGYSPDAQVCSHLQGVKSPLSLALSLTSNEPCSESVGLLVTAGARLGEEDWIHAIATDKTDLLTLILEHRWIPRQETLTRDGFVQNRNGKTFLTQQELRELLCVALNQVRFAACWLPLLLNAGLEPSLLLQPQMLQRADSEVLNYLLEFVNWSILSPPLKHILDQRRAAKTWEPRPHLDSIPLLSHLCRMQVRSVLGPDQLMRTDVVQQLPVPSPLHVFLRFRDIPQAIYTPSPPSPPL, from the exons ATGGACTTCACTGAGCTCTACGCAGACAGCGTCTCCAGCGTCGCCGTGGCGGCTCGGTCCGGCTGCAGGAGGCGGCTGAGGAGGCTGATGAAGAGGGGCTTCAGTGTGGACCGCCGGGACAACCGGGGGTGGAACGCCCTGCACGAGGCGGCGGCCGCCGGCAGCACGGAGTGCGTGCAAGAGAtcctgtctgctgctgcaggcg CCGGCTCGTCGCGTGGCCGCGCTGCCGACGTCAACTCTTTGACTCACGAGGGCGAGTCTGCTGCTCACCTGGCAGCTCAGCGGGGGCACCTGGCAGCGCTCCGACTCCTCCTGGAGGCCAACGCCAACGTCAACCAGCTGACGAATGACCTGTCCTGCCCTTTGTACGCAG CTGTTGACGGTGGGCACAGAGaggtggtggagctgctgctcagcaaAGGTGCGGCGGCCAACCGAACACACACCGCGTCCTGCTGGACCTGCCTTCATCAGGCTGTTTATAAG GGTCACAGTGACATCGTACGCGTTCTGGTCGACGTGTGCGACCTGGAGGCTCTAGACGACCATAAGATCTCCCCTCTCTTTGTGGCTGCGCAGTACGGACAGCAGGAATGCCTGGAAATCCTTGTTG GCGCCAATGTGAGCGCTCAGGCCGCTGATCTAGCGTCGCCGCTGCTGATTGCCTCTCAGGAGGGACACGGGGCCTGTGTGGACTTCCTGTTGGACCACGGGGCCGATCCTAATCTAGATTGCAGCCTTGAGTGGCCACAGCTTCCCATCCACGCTGCCGCTGAGTTCGGCCACATCGG CGTGCTGAGGAGGCTGATCGCGGTCACGGACCGGGCGTGTGACCGCGCGGAGGACATGGTCAGTCCTCTGTACCTGGCCGTCGTCAGCCGTCAGAGCAGGAGTGTGGAGATGCTCCTGAGGGAAGGTTACAGCCCAGACGCCCAGGTGTGCTCTCACCTCCAGGGCGTAAAGTCACCGCTCTCCTTGGCGCTGTCGCTCACATCCAACGAGCCGTGCAG TGAATCCGTGGGGTTGCTGGTAACTGCAGGAGCCCGATTGGGCGAGGAGGACTGGATTCACGCCATAGCCACTGATAAGACAGACCTGCTGACCCTGATACTGGAGCACAGATGGATCCCTCGACAGGAGACTTTGACCAGGGACGGTTTCGTCCAAAATCGTAatgggaaaacatttttaacgCAGCAGGAACTgagggagctgctctgtgtGGCACTAAACCAAGTACGCTTTGCTGCCTGCTGGCTGCCTCTGCTCCTCAATGCAGGACTGGAGCCGTCTTTGCTCCTTCAGCCCCAGAT GCTGCAGCGGGCAGACAGCGAGGTGTTGAATTACCTGCTGGAGTTTGTAAATTGGTCGATTCTGTCCCCGCCTTTGAAACATATTCTGGATCAAAGACGGGCAGCGAAGACCTGGGAACCACGGCCACATCTTG ACTCCATTCCACTTCTTTCCCACCTCTGTCGGATGCAGGTGAGGTCCGTGCTGGGACCAGATCAACTGATGAGGACCGACGTCGTGCAGCAGCTCCCTGTTCCCTCCCCACTTCATGTCTTCCTCCGGTTCAGAGACATTCCACAAGCTATCTACACACCGTCCCCGCCATCACCACCACTCTGA